One Nocardioidaceae bacterium SCSIO 66511 genomic window carries:
- a CDS encoding immune inhibitor A, which translates to MRKISVVLTAAAMTATLGASYGVTTASAGAAPSTAPQSATAASDDVAQTDDLPNPLDEKRRELRERAITTLLNGHGENRVEQRGPSTVMRVGSAKNAAAVNANGKRTAKKQSNAQYVELDRETTDRIFAVLVEFGDERHEDFPDKDLDPTTPGPTTFEGPAHNAIPEPDRSEDNSTVWQPNYSRKHFQDIYFGEGAKPGAGKETESVKTYYERQSSGRYSVDGTVTNWVKVPYNEARYGRSNDPVADGEEGDDPAVCQDTNCGNVWHLVKDAVNAWVDDQEEKGRTPAQIKKQLKTFDRWDRYDYDGDGDFNEPDGYIDHFQIVHAGGDQADGDPHQGEDAIWSHRWYTQTTPIGAGGPADNPLGGSQIGDTGIWVGDYTMQPENGGVSVFTHEYGHDLGLPDLYDRFGGDNSVEFWSLMAQSRLAAKHDEGIGTRAGDLGAWEKLQLGWLDYDIMRPDQNRRVVLGPHEYNSKKAQGAVVVLPKKEKTTELVDPYAGEKSWWSGSGDNLANTISRDVSLPAGESTLDMQANWDIEDCGDTDCDEAYVEVDDGSGWVSIPGSITRDEKRNAIDGTSDGWVPATFDLSAYAGKDVSLRIRYQTDGAVGGLGFFADDISVTAGGETLFESGAEDGDEGWALDGFTAAAGSYTQDYDNYYVASHRDYVSFDKYLKTGPYNFGWQSDRPDWVEHFPLQDGLLVSYWDTSQADNDTSQHPGEGLILPIDANPRPRVRLDGEYWRSRIVGYDAPFSLERSDSITLHNDGRANHLRGLKARPTFNDGRKFWFGATPDSGVKVPNNGVNISVLWQRGNLMKIRAYERK; encoded by the coding sequence TTGCGCAAGATATCCGTCGTACTGACGGCCGCGGCGATGACCGCGACCCTGGGCGCGAGTTACGGGGTGACAACGGCATCGGCGGGCGCAGCGCCCAGCACGGCGCCGCAGTCAGCGACCGCCGCCTCCGATGACGTCGCACAGACCGACGACCTACCGAACCCGCTCGACGAGAAGCGCCGCGAGCTACGCGAACGCGCGATCACGACGTTGCTGAACGGTCACGGCGAGAACCGCGTCGAACAACGCGGCCCGAGCACGGTCATGCGCGTCGGCTCCGCCAAGAACGCCGCCGCGGTCAACGCCAACGGCAAGCGGACCGCCAAGAAGCAGAGCAACGCTCAGTACGTCGAGCTCGACCGGGAGACGACCGACCGCATCTTCGCGGTGCTCGTGGAGTTCGGTGACGAGCGGCACGAGGACTTCCCCGACAAGGACCTTGACCCCACGACACCCGGGCCGACGACGTTCGAGGGCCCGGCGCACAACGCGATCCCCGAACCCGACCGCAGCGAGGACAACTCGACGGTCTGGCAGCCCAACTACAGCCGTAAGCACTTCCAGGACATCTACTTCGGGGAGGGCGCGAAGCCCGGCGCCGGCAAGGAGACCGAGTCGGTCAAGACGTACTACGAGCGTCAGTCGTCCGGTCGCTACAGCGTCGACGGAACGGTCACGAACTGGGTCAAGGTGCCGTACAACGAGGCGCGTTACGGCCGCAGCAACGACCCGGTCGCCGACGGCGAGGAAGGCGACGACCCGGCCGTCTGCCAGGACACCAACTGCGGCAACGTCTGGCACCTCGTCAAGGACGCCGTGAACGCCTGGGTCGACGACCAGGAGGAGAAGGGTCGTACGCCCGCCCAGATCAAGAAGCAACTCAAGACGTTCGACCGCTGGGATCGCTACGACTACGACGGTGACGGCGACTTCAACGAGCCCGACGGCTACATCGACCACTTCCAGATCGTGCACGCCGGAGGCGACCAGGCCGACGGCGATCCGCACCAGGGTGAGGATGCGATCTGGTCGCACCGCTGGTACACCCAGACCACCCCGATCGGCGCCGGTGGACCGGCCGACAACCCGCTCGGCGGCAGCCAGATCGGCGACACCGGCATCTGGGTCGGCGACTACACGATGCAGCCGGAGAACGGCGGCGTCAGTGTGTTCACCCACGAGTACGGCCACGACCTCGGCCTGCCCGACCTGTACGACCGCTTCGGCGGCGACAACAGCGTCGAGTTCTGGTCGCTGATGGCGCAGAGCCGGTTGGCAGCCAAGCACGACGAAGGCATCGGTACGCGCGCCGGCGACCTCGGCGCATGGGAGAAGCTGCAGCTGGGCTGGCTCGACTACGACATCATGCGTCCCGATCAGAACCGTCGGGTCGTACTCGGCCCGCACGAGTACAACTCGAAGAAGGCGCAGGGTGCGGTCGTCGTACTGCCCAAGAAGGAGAAGACGACCGAGCTGGTCGATCCGTACGCCGGCGAGAAGTCGTGGTGGAGCGGTTCGGGCGACAACCTAGCGAATACGATCAGCCGCGACGTGAGCCTCCCGGCCGGTGAGTCGACGCTGGACATGCAGGCAAACTGGGACATCGAAGACTGCGGCGACACCGACTGCGACGAGGCGTACGTCGAGGTCGACGACGGCAGCGGTTGGGTCTCGATTCCCGGCTCGATCACCAGAGACGAGAAGCGCAACGCGATCGACGGTACGAGTGACGGCTGGGTCCCAGCGACCTTCGACCTGTCGGCGTACGCGGGCAAGGACGTCAGCCTGCGGATCCGCTACCAGACCGACGGCGCCGTTGGCGGCCTCGGCTTCTTCGCCGACGACATCTCGGTGACGGCCGGTGGCGAGACGTTGTTCGAGTCCGGCGCCGAAGACGGTGACGAGGGGTGGGCGCTCGACGGCTTCACCGCCGCCGCCGGCTCGTACACCCAGGACTACGACAACTACTACGTCGCCTCACATCGCGACTACGTGTCGTTCGACAAGTACCTGAAGACCGGCCCGTACAACTTCGGGTGGCAGAGCGACCGCCCGGACTGGGTGGAGCACTTCCCGCTGCAAGACGGCTTGCTCGTCTCGTACTGGGACACCTCGCAGGCCGACAACGACACCAGTCAGCATCCGGGTGAGGGACTCATCCTGCCCATCGATGCCAACCCGCGACCGCGGGTGCGACTCGACGGTGAGTACTGGCGGTCCCGCATCGTCGGGTACGACGCTCCGTTCTCGCTGGAGCGGTCGGACTCGATCACGCTGCACAACGATGGTCGGGCGAACCACCTCCGTGGCCTGAAGGCGCGACCGACCTTCAACGACGGCCGCAAGTTCTGGTTCGGGGCAACACCCGACTCGGGCGTGAAGGTGCCGAACAACGGCGTCAACATCAGCGTGCTCTGGCAGCGCGGCAACCTGATGAAGATCCGCGCGTACGAGCGCAAGTAG
- a CDS encoding GNAT family N-acetyltransferase yields the protein MTKTDVQTRHTDRLLLRPVRDDDIEPMLGYHTDARVLEWLIKTEIEPGEFRKNRLASIDDPRDYSVVAELDGRVIGDGSLEITDGMGQGNAAEAQGCQAMLGYILDPAFAGNGYATEIARELLVMAFDDLGLRRVTAGCFADNHASARILEKIGMRREEYGVKDSWHHEYGWIDGCSYAILREEWTG from the coding sequence GTGACGAAAACGGACGTACAGACCCGGCACACCGACCGCCTCCTCCTACGCCCCGTACGCGACGACGACATCGAACCCATGCTCGGCTACCACACGGACGCCCGTGTTCTCGAATGGCTGATCAAGACCGAGATCGAACCGGGCGAGTTCCGCAAGAACCGACTTGCCAGCATCGACGACCCGCGCGACTACTCGGTCGTCGCAGAGCTCGACGGCCGAGTCATCGGCGACGGATCGCTCGAGATCACCGACGGCATGGGCCAGGGCAACGCCGCCGAGGCACAGGGCTGCCAGGCAATGCTCGGCTACATCCTCGACCCGGCATTCGCCGGCAACGGGTACGCCACCGAGATCGCCCGGGAGCTGCTGGTGATGGCCTTCGACGACCTCGGCCTGCGCCGGGTGACCGCCGGTTGCTTCGCCGACAACCACGCGTCCGCGCGCATCCTGGAGAAGATCGGCATGCGCCGCGAGGAGTACGGCGTCAAGGACTCCTGGCATCACGAATACGGCTGGATCGACGGTTGTTCGTACGCGATCCTGCGGGAGGAGTGGACCGGCTGA
- a CDS encoding GNAT family N-acetyltransferase → MALETTVRPMRTGDIDAAESLTGEAFHALDVATNPADWPMPEKRSSRRRALWRDRCAHLLAHDGAGCWVAEDDEGIVGVATSLRRETMWILSSFAVRGGAQGQGVGARLLDAALTYSQGCVRGMIEASQDPRAVRRYHQAGFTIHPQMLMHGVVDRSSIPVIEHVRDGSLADIDLMNSVGRLVRGAAHLVDHEFMAEHFALRVIDDSTGSGYVYVPASGGTYLMAATNRRTATRLLWDALAAVPEGEQVTVDGLTGEQDWAIDVAMQARLSVYQRGYLALRFMKPPAPYVPSPHFL, encoded by the coding sequence ATGGCGTTGGAGACCACCGTGCGGCCGATGCGCACCGGCGACATAGACGCGGCAGAGTCGTTGACCGGCGAAGCGTTCCACGCGCTCGACGTCGCCACGAACCCCGCTGACTGGCCCATGCCGGAGAAGCGAAGCAGTCGGCGCCGCGCCCTGTGGCGGGACCGCTGCGCGCATCTGCTCGCGCATGACGGGGCCGGATGCTGGGTCGCCGAGGACGACGAAGGCATCGTCGGCGTCGCGACCTCGCTACGGCGCGAGACGATGTGGATCCTGTCCAGCTTCGCCGTACGCGGAGGCGCGCAGGGTCAGGGCGTCGGCGCGCGACTACTCGACGCCGCGCTCACCTACTCCCAAGGCTGCGTACGCGGCATGATCGAAGCGTCGCAGGATCCGCGTGCAGTGCGGCGCTATCACCAAGCCGGCTTCACGATTCATCCACAGATGCTGATGCACGGCGTGGTCGATCGATCCTCGATTCCGGTGATCGAGCACGTACGTGACGGCAGCCTCGCCGACATCGACCTGATGAACTCGGTCGGGCGGCTCGTCCGCGGCGCAGCACATCTGGTCGACCACGAGTTCATGGCCGAGCACTTCGCTCTGCGCGTCATAGACGACTCCACCGGCAGCGGTTACGTGTACGTCCCGGCGTCGGGAGGCACGTACCTCATGGCAGCGACGAACCGACGCACGGCGACTCGCCTGCTGTGGGACGCACTCGCCGCGGTTCCAGAGGGTGAACAGGTCACCGTCGACGGCCTGACCGGCGAGCAGGACTGGGCGATCGACGTGGCGATGCAGGCACGTCTGTCGGTCTACCAGCGCGGATATCTCGCTCTGCGGTTCATGAAGCCGCCGGCGCCGTACGTGCCGAGCCCGCACTTCCTCTGA
- a CDS encoding aldo/keto reductase family protein produces the protein MEFRFLGKSGLKISEIAFGNWLTHGSQVEEDAAIACVRRALDEGITTFDTADIYANTAAEAVLGRALTGVRRESVEVLTKVFWPTGPGGPNDAGLGRKHIMESIDGSLRRLQTDYVDVYQAHRFDNDTPLEETMSAFADVVHSGKAHYIGVSEWTADQIRAGHELARDLRIPFISNQPEYSMLWRVIDERVVPTSEELGVGQIVWSPVAQGVLTGKYEPGAQPPAGSRATDEGGGAANIARWLNDDVLNAVAKLRPIAADVGLSMAQLAVAWVLQNPNVSAAIIGASRPDQVTENVKAAGVRLDEATMRAIDDALAGVVVRDPEHTESSSPEHRPGG, from the coding sequence ATGGAGTTTCGCTTTCTCGGTAAGAGCGGTCTGAAGATCTCGGAGATCGCGTTCGGCAACTGGCTGACCCACGGCTCGCAGGTCGAGGAGGATGCCGCGATCGCCTGCGTACGCAGGGCTCTCGACGAAGGCATCACCACGTTCGACACGGCCGACATCTACGCCAACACCGCCGCCGAGGCGGTGCTCGGGCGGGCGCTGACCGGAGTGCGCCGCGAGTCGGTCGAGGTGTTGACGAAGGTGTTCTGGCCGACCGGCCCAGGCGGGCCGAACGACGCCGGACTCGGACGCAAGCACATCATGGAGTCGATCGACGGCTCGTTGCGCAGACTTCAGACCGACTACGTCGATGTCTACCAGGCGCATCGGTTCGACAACGACACTCCGCTCGAGGAGACGATGTCTGCCTTCGCCGACGTCGTGCACTCGGGCAAGGCGCACTACATCGGCGTCTCCGAGTGGACCGCAGACCAGATCCGCGCCGGGCACGAGCTGGCTCGTGACCTGCGCATCCCGTTCATCTCGAACCAGCCGGAGTACTCCATGCTCTGGCGGGTCATCGACGAGCGCGTCGTACCCACCTCCGAGGAGCTCGGCGTCGGCCAGATCGTCTGGTCGCCGGTCGCCCAGGGCGTACTCACCGGCAAGTACGAGCCTGGCGCGCAGCCGCCGGCCGGTTCGCGGGCGACCGACGAAGGCGGTGGCGCCGCCAACATCGCCCGCTGGCTGAACGACGATGTGCTCAACGCGGTCGCGAAGCTACGTCCGATCGCCGCCGACGTCGGACTCTCGATGGCGCAGCTCGCCGTCGCTTGGGTCTTGCAGAACCCGAACGTCTCGGCCGCGATCATCGGCGCGTCCCGGCCCGACCAGGTCACCGAGAACGTCAAGGCCGCGGGCGTACGCCTCGACGAAGCCACGATGCGCGCCATCGACGACGCGCTTGCCGGCGTCGTCGTACGCGACCCTGAGCACACCGAGTCGAGCTCGCCGGAGCACCGACCGGGCGGCTGA
- a CDS encoding iron-sulfur cluster assembly accessory protein codes for MTVEGTTEVEAPAEGVLLTEGAAAKVKSLLDQEGRDDLQLRIAVQPGGCSGLRYQLFFDERNLDGDETREFDGVAVVVDRMSVPYLHGAKIDFVDTIEKQGFTIDNPTATGSCACGDSFH; via the coding sequence ATGACTGTAGAGGGCACAACAGAGGTCGAAGCGCCCGCCGAGGGCGTCCTGCTCACCGAGGGTGCCGCGGCCAAGGTCAAGAGCCTGCTCGACCAGGAGGGCCGTGACGACCTGCAGCTGCGGATCGCCGTCCAGCCCGGTGGATGCTCTGGTCTCCGCTACCAGCTGTTCTTCGATGAGCGCAACCTCGACGGTGACGAGACCCGCGAGTTCGACGGTGTTGCCGTCGTCGTCGACCGGATGAGCGTCCCCTACCTGCACGGCGCGAAGATCGACTTCGTCGACACCATCGAGAAGCAGGGCTTCACCATCGACAATCCGACGGCGACCGGGTCCTGCGCCTGCGGCGACTCGTTCCACTGA
- a CDS encoding glycerate kinase, protein MHVLIAPDKFAGTLSAVEAAHAIAEGWSAQSPDDVVRLAPVADGGPGFVSVLQESLGGELAAVTVSGPLGAPTPVTILRHERTAYVESAQACGLHLVADEDRDPERSSTYGVGEAVLAAADSGAERIVVGLGGSATNDGGAGLLAALGADADVPLDRGVAGLAGVGRVDLDAARKRLAGVELVMATDVDNVLLGMFGATKTFGPQKGVAESDIPALDALLDAYVVAACGPTPPERRIADAPAAGAAGGLGFGLLLLGAERQSGIELVAEAAGVPALARTCDVVVTGEGAYDFSSRSGKVVYGVAQIAAEALRPCVVVAGQVLVGSREMRAMGVESAYSMVDLVGEEASYADPAGSLRALAARVARTWSR, encoded by the coding sequence ATGCACGTACTGATCGCGCCGGACAAGTTCGCAGGTACGTTGAGCGCCGTCGAAGCGGCGCACGCGATCGCTGAAGGCTGGTCTGCGCAGTCACCCGATGACGTGGTGCGTTTGGCGCCGGTCGCCGACGGCGGCCCCGGTTTCGTGTCCGTACTGCAGGAGTCGCTCGGCGGCGAGCTCGCCGCCGTGACTGTGTCCGGACCCCTCGGCGCCCCGACGCCGGTGACGATCCTGCGCCACGAGCGCACCGCGTACGTCGAGTCGGCGCAGGCCTGCGGCCTGCACCTGGTTGCCGATGAGGACCGTGACCCGGAACGGTCTTCGACCTACGGCGTCGGCGAGGCGGTACTCGCCGCGGCGGACTCGGGTGCCGAGCGGATCGTCGTCGGGCTCGGCGGCAGCGCAACCAATGACGGGGGAGCGGGGCTGCTCGCCGCCCTCGGCGCCGACGCCGACGTACCGCTTGACCGAGGTGTCGCCGGGCTCGCGGGCGTCGGCCGGGTGGATCTGGACGCGGCCCGCAAGCGGCTCGCCGGCGTCGAGCTGGTGATGGCAACCGACGTCGACAACGTGTTGCTCGGGATGTTCGGAGCGACCAAGACCTTCGGACCGCAGAAGGGCGTCGCCGAATCGGATATCCCGGCGCTCGACGCGCTGCTCGACGCGTACGTCGTCGCGGCATGCGGGCCGACGCCGCCCGAGCGCCGCATCGCCGATGCGCCGGCCGCGGGTGCTGCGGGCGGCCTGGGGTTCGGGTTGCTGCTCCTCGGTGCCGAACGCCAGTCGGGCATTGAGCTCGTCGCCGAAGCGGCCGGGGTACCTGCCCTGGCGCGTACCTGTGACGTCGTGGTCACCGGCGAGGGCGCGTACGACTTCTCATCGCGCAGCGGCAAGGTCGTGTACGGCGTCGCACAGATCGCCGCCGAGGCGCTACGGCCCTGTGTCGTGGTCGCCGGCCAGGTGCTGGTCGGCTCGCGCGAGATGCGCGCGATGGGCGTGGAGTCGGCGTACTCGATGGTCGATCTGGTGGGGGAGGAGGCGTCGTACGCGGATCCGGCCGGCAGCCTGCGCGCGCTCGCTGCTCGGGTTGCGCGTACGTGGTCGCGGTAG
- a CDS encoding PspA/IM30 family protein, producing MSIMKRMSAIFRAKANSALDKAEDPRETLDYSYQKQLELLQKVRRGVADVATSRKRVELQMNQLNQQSDKLQDQAKKALGANREDLAREALTRRSGLQQQISDLQAQHAQLQGEEEKLTLASKRLQAKVESFRTRKETIKATYTAAEAQTRINEAFSGISEEMGDVGMAVQRAEDKTAQMQARAGAVDELIASGALDDVTASPGDDIARELDALGASGDVDSELAAMKAQLEGGGDTKSIEGAPTQPAAQPAEEPKTEGQA from the coding sequence ATGAGCATCATGAAGCGGATGAGCGCAATCTTCCGCGCAAAGGCCAACAGTGCCTTGGACAAGGCGGAAGACCCGCGCGAGACGCTCGACTACAGCTACCAGAAGCAGCTCGAGCTGCTGCAGAAGGTACGCCGCGGTGTCGCCGACGTCGCGACGAGTCGCAAGCGCGTCGAGCTCCAGATGAACCAGCTCAACCAGCAGAGCGACAAGCTGCAGGACCAGGCGAAGAAGGCGCTCGGCGCCAACCGCGAGGACCTCGCCCGCGAGGCGCTGACCCGCCGCAGCGGGCTCCAGCAGCAGATCAGCGATCTGCAGGCCCAGCATGCGCAACTGCAGGGCGAGGAGGAGAAGCTGACGCTGGCGTCCAAGCGTCTGCAGGCGAAGGTCGAGTCGTTCCGTACTCGCAAGGAGACGATCAAGGCCACCTATACCGCCGCAGAGGCACAGACTCGGATCAACGAGGCGTTCTCCGGCATCTCCGAGGAGATGGGCGACGTCGGCATGGCCGTCCAACGCGCCGAGGACAAGACCGCGCAGATGCAGGCGCGCGCAGGTGCCGTCGACGAGCTGATCGCCTCAGGCGCGCTCGACGACGTCACGGCCAGCCCCGGTGACGACATCGCGCGTGAGCTCGACGCGCTCGGCGCATCCGGCGACGTCGACTCCGAGCTCGCCGCAATGAAGGCACAGCTCGAGGGCGGCGGCGACACGAAGTCGATCGAGGGCGCGCCGACCCAGCCGGCAGCGCAGCCGGCAGAGGAGCCGAAGACGGAGGGGCAGGCATGA
- the htpX gene encoding zinc metalloprotease HtpX has translation MAKTRFRSDGGLTLRMGFVTFLLGALYVLFGGLLIWYSGSIAIGGVIVVAMALGQWYFSDKIALASMRAREVTPEQAPELHGMIDRLCALADMPKPRVAIADTDLPNAFATGRSPNKSVVCVTTGIMRRLDGEELEGVISHELAHVAHRDVAVMTVASTLGLLAGFITRWGMFFGGGNRNNNNGIALLAVWAVSLVVYAISFLLTRALSRYRELSADRSGAYLTGKPSALASALTKISGDMARIPTRDLRAAESMNAFFFTPAIKSESFSTLLSTHPSTEKRVEQLARISADLGRPM, from the coding sequence ATGGCGAAGACACGGTTCCGTAGCGACGGCGGACTCACGCTCCGGATGGGGTTCGTGACGTTCCTGCTCGGTGCTCTGTACGTCCTGTTCGGCGGTCTGCTGATCTGGTACAGCGGCAGCATCGCGATCGGTGGCGTGATCGTGGTCGCGATGGCACTCGGCCAGTGGTACTTCTCCGACAAGATCGCGCTCGCGTCGATGCGCGCCCGTGAGGTGACGCCGGAGCAGGCGCCCGAGCTGCACGGGATGATCGACCGCTTGTGCGCGCTCGCCGACATGCCGAAGCCGCGGGTGGCGATCGCCGACACCGATCTGCCGAACGCCTTCGCCACCGGTCGCTCGCCGAACAAGTCCGTCGTCTGTGTCACCACCGGCATCATGCGCCGTCTCGACGGTGAGGAGCTCGAGGGCGTCATCAGCCACGAGCTCGCCCACGTCGCGCACCGCGACGTCGCCGTCATGACCGTCGCCTCGACGCTCGGCCTGCTGGCCGGGTTCATCACCCGGTGGGGAATGTTCTTCGGCGGCGGCAACCGCAACAACAACAACGGCATCGCGTTGCTGGCCGTCTGGGCCGTCAGCCTGGTGGTGTACGCGATCAGCTTCCTGCTCACGCGTGCGCTGTCGCGCTATCGCGAGCTGAGCGCCGATCGGTCCGGCGCGTACCTCACCGGCAAGCCGTCGGCACTTGCATCGGCACTGACCAAGATCTCCGGAGACATGGCTCGGATTCCGACCCGCGATCTGCGGGCGGCCGAGTCGATGAACGCGTTCTTCTTCACCCCGGCGATCAAGTCGGAGTCGTTCAGCACCCTGTTGTCGACGCACCCGTCGACCGAGAAGCGCGTCGAGCAGCTTGCCCGCATCTCCGCCGACCTCGGCCGGCCGATGTGA
- a CDS encoding DUF3043 domain-containing protein: protein MPLFRRSSNSQDVPEEAPEPDPSGKGRATPKRKEAEAARKARVKPPRTRKEAAKVMRQKRYEERMKTREAMETGDDRYLPARDRGKVRGFVRNFVDSRYNVAEFLLPLLVVILLLSFLQTEWAVLALFGLWIVTIIGTLLDTIYLIIRVRRELKKRFPGESTRGCLPYAVLRSTQLRRFRMPKPQLKRGQPIP, encoded by the coding sequence ATGCCCTTGTTCCGACGCTCCTCCAACAGCCAAGACGTACCCGAAGAGGCTCCCGAGCCCGATCCGTCCGGAAAGGGCCGTGCGACGCCGAAGCGCAAGGAGGCCGAGGCCGCGCGCAAGGCGCGGGTCAAGCCGCCGCGTACCCGCAAGGAAGCCGCGAAGGTCATGCGCCAGAAGCGGTACGAAGAGCGGATGAAGACGCGCGAGGCGATGGAGACCGGCGACGACCGCTACCTCCCGGCCCGCGACCGAGGCAAGGTGCGCGGCTTCGTACGCAACTTCGTCGACTCCCGTTACAACGTCGCCGAGTTCCTGCTGCCCCTGCTCGTCGTGATCCTGCTGTTGAGCTTCCTGCAGACCGAATGGGCCGTGCTCGCGCTGTTCGGGCTGTGGATCGTCACCATCATCGGCACCCTGCTCGACACCATCTACCTGATCATCCGCGTACGCCGCGAGCTGAAGAAGCGGTTCCCCGGCGAGAGCACCCGCGGTTGCCTCCCGTACGCCGTGCTCCGAAGCACCCAGCTACGCAGGTTCCGGATGCCCAAGCCGCAACTGAAGCGCGGTCAGCCGATTCCGTGA
- the gcvT gene encoding glycine cleavage system aminomethyltransferase GcvT, which produces MATADDPALLRSPLHDRHVGLGAKFAEFGGWEMPLEYAGGGVLAEHKAVREAAGLFDVSHLGKAVVRGPGAAAYVNRCLTADLGKIGPGQAQYTLCCDESGGVVDDLIAYVRSDEDVFLVPNAANTAEVVRRLAAEAPDGVEVIDQHRDFAVLAVQGPRSDDLLDAVGLPTGHDYMSFVTATYDDASLTVCRTGYTGERGYELVVPAGSAAAMWDAVMTAGEALGLRAAGLGARDTLRTEMGYPLHGQDLSRDITPVMGRAAWAVGWDKEEFWGRGALIEQRSAKTSRVSRGLVAAGRGIPRPGMTVRNGDGAEIGVVTSGTFAPSLRKGIALALVDRGLADGETVTVDVRGRTEPFTVTKPPFVADSVR; this is translated from the coding sequence ATGGCTACCGCAGATGATCCAGCGCTACTGCGCTCCCCGTTGCACGACCGACATGTCGGTCTCGGCGCCAAGTTCGCCGAGTTCGGCGGCTGGGAGATGCCGCTCGAGTACGCCGGCGGGGGAGTGCTCGCCGAACACAAGGCCGTCCGCGAGGCGGCCGGGTTGTTCGATGTGAGCCACCTGGGCAAGGCCGTCGTACGCGGGCCCGGCGCAGCCGCGTACGTCAACCGCTGTCTGACCGCAGACCTGGGCAAGATCGGCCCCGGTCAAGCGCAGTACACCTTGTGTTGCGACGAGTCGGGCGGGGTCGTCGACGATCTGATCGCGTACGTCCGCTCCGATGAGGACGTGTTCCTCGTACCGAATGCCGCCAACACCGCGGAGGTCGTACGAAGGCTCGCCGCCGAGGCGCCCGATGGGGTCGAGGTCATCGACCAGCACCGTGACTTCGCCGTGCTCGCCGTGCAGGGGCCGCGCAGCGACGACCTACTCGATGCGGTCGGCCTGCCCACCGGCCACGATTACATGTCCTTCGTGACCGCGACGTACGACGACGCATCCCTGACGGTGTGCCGGACGGGCTACACGGGGGAGCGAGGCTACGAGCTGGTCGTACCCGCAGGCTCCGCCGCAGCGATGTGGGATGCGGTGATGACCGCCGGTGAAGCACTCGGCCTGCGCGCGGCCGGACTCGGCGCACGCGACACCCTTCGCACCGAGATGGGCTATCCGTTGCACGGTCAGGATCTGTCGCGCGACATCACGCCGGTGATGGGACGCGCCGCGTGGGCGGTCGGATGGGACAAGGAGGAGTTCTGGGGCAGAGGCGCGCTCATCGAGCAGCGCTCGGCCAAGACGTCGCGCGTATCGCGGGGACTCGTCGCCGCCGGACGCGGCATCCCGAGGCCCGGCATGACCGTACGTAACGGCGACGGCGCGGAGATCGGCGTCGTGACCTCCGGGACGTTCGCGCCGAGTCTTCGTAAGGGCATCGCGCTGGCACTCGTCGACCGCGGTCTCGCCGACGGCGAGACGGTCACCGTCGACGTACGTGGGCGTACCGAGCCGTTCACGGTGACCAAACCGCCGTTCGTTGCCGACTCGGTGCGGTAG